GAAAATATTTTACTTTTAGATAATAAAGATTCTTTTACATATAACCTTGTTGAACAACTTAGGAATCAAAAAAACAATGTTTTAATTTATCGAAACACAGTAGATTTAGAAACTATTTTAGATTCTCTCAAAAAATTAAAAAATCCCATCCTGATGCTATCACCAGGACCCAGTATTCCTCAAAATGCTGGATGCATGTTGAATTTAATAAAAAGAGTAAAAGGATATGTTCCGATAATAGGAATCTGTTTAGGCCACCAGGCAATAGTAGAGGCTTATGGAGGCATGATTGGCTATGCAGGTGAAATATTCCATGGGAAAGCTTCTTTAATCAATCATGATGGTCTAGAGATGTTTCAAGACATGCCCCAACCGTTACCAGTGGCTCGATACCACTCACTCGTTTGTAATAAAATTCCAAAAAATTTTATTATCAATTCTTATTTTAACAAAATGATCATGTCTGTTAGAAACAATCTAGACCGTGTATGTGGTTTTCAGTTTCATCCTGAATCTATTTTAACTACTTGCGGAGATCAAATATTAAAACAAATTATCTCGTGGGCATCTTTGAAATATAGTTCACAATAAAAAACTAAAAAATAAATCTCTTTTGAGTTTGTTTTAAAAAAACCTTTTCTCGTTTTTGACGGCACAAGAAAACTTTAAAAATTAAACAACAAAGGTAATATTTAATCTATAATAAATTTCAAAAAAGAATCATTAGCACACAATAGCAATATTTTCGACGTACATTAAAATGAAAAACGAATCAAAAAAATCAAAAAAATAATACTGAAAATGTAAAACACAAAAAAAATATCAATCACAGTTTTTGAAAAAAATAAAGAATTAATAAATTTTCAGTGTGATTTTTTTAAAAAATATAAAGAATAATTTTATAAAATATGATCCATATTGAGATACATTTCCTTCTAATAAAATTTCCGCTTGATACATCCTTCTAATAAAATTTTTAAGATACAGTTATTGTCGATTCGATTAAATCGTATCTAAAAAATACACATTTCAAAAGATAAATCTGAGTTTCGATAAATAATTAATACTTATTAAAGAAAAGTTATTCAAATCAAAAAATAACGTAACAATTAAAAACTTATATTAAAAGTTCTTTTTTTCATAAAAAACAGAATATTTTGATTTTTAAAAGTTATCCACAATTTCTGTGTATAAGTTTGTTGTTAAATATACAAAATTTTCAATTTATCTAAAAAAAAAAAAACGTAACATTATGTTTTGTATATATTTTTTTTGTTTTAATCTTTGAAAGCACTATGTTAATAACATGTTCATAAGTCTGGGGATAAGTTTTGTATATATTTAAAATACATGCAGAAGAAGGGATTTTTTAAAGGAATGTGTAAAAACAATACATTGATCAAATAAATATTACTGTTTTAAAAAAAAAAACTAAAACAAATATATATATATATATATAAAATTTTTAATTGTTATTGTTTTTTTTTATTAAACTAACTATTAGTATCATACTATTTAACATAGTATATTAAATTTTAAATAATTTATTATACACTGTTTTTAAAAAAAACAAATTTTTTTTGATAATCTTGATTTAAGAATCCAAAATGGTTATGATGAAAAATCAAGTAATATTTTTTTTATTAAAAAAGAGATTCAAATTAATGGAAAAAAGCCAATATGAAATTGAAATAATTCAAACACGAGCTCATTATCACTCTGATCCTACAAAAATATTCAATCATCTTTGTGGGTCAAAACCGGCGACATTATTACTTGAAACAGCAGAGGTAAACAAGAAAGATGATCTAGAAAGTATCATGATTGTCGATAGTGCAGTACGTATTTGTGCTAAAAATAATTCAGTTAAATTAACTCCATTATCAGATAATGGAGCACAAATATTATGTGCTTTAAAAAAAGATTTGCGCAACAATTCGCACAACAAAATAAATGTTTTAGAAAAAGACAAAAATATTTATTTGCAATTCCCCCGATTTAAAAAAAATCTTAATGAAGATGAAAAAATATTTTCTTTGTCAGTTTTTGATTCCTTTAGATTCATTTTTAAAATTTTTAAAAACACCAAAAAAATTAGCAAAGCAATGTTTTTTGGAGGATTATTTTCTTATGATCTCATTTCTACTTTTGAAGAATTACCGAATTTAAAAGGAGAACAAAAATGTCCAGATTTTTGTTTTTATTTAGCGGAAACTTTACTGGTGTTAGACCATCAAAAAAAAACTTGTTTAATTCAAAATAGTTTATTCAGTAAAAATTTAAATGAAAGAAAGAGAATTGTGAAAAGGGCAAATGAAATAGAAAAAAAACTTAAAGAAAAATTATATTCGATTCCTCCAAAAAAAATCAAAAACATTTCATTAACTTCAAATATGAGCGATGATCAATATTCTTCCATAATAAAAAATTTACAGATTTTAATTCAAAAAGGGGAAATCTTTCAAGTTGTGCCATCACGAAAATTTTTTTTGCCATGTATCAATGCATTATGTTCTTATCAAGAATTAAAAAAAAGTAATCCCAGTCCTTATATGTTTTTTATGCAAGACAAAAATTTCACATTATTTGGTGCATCACCAGAAAGTTCTTTAAAATACGATTCAAAAACAAATCAGGTTGAACTATATCCTATAGCTGGAACGAGGCCCCGGGGGAGAAAAAAAGATGGCACCTTAGATTTAGATTTAGACAGCAGAATTGAATTAGAAATGAGAACTAATCACAAAGAACTTGCCGAACATTTAATGTTAGTAGATTTAGCCCGCAACGATCTTGCACGGATTTGTGAACCAGGATCTAGATATGTTTCAGATTTAGTAAAAGTTGACAAATACTCACATGTGATGCATTTAGTTTCTCGAGTAATTGGAAAATTAAAAGCGGGTTTAGATGCGCTGCATGCATATGCTGCCTGTATGAATATGGGGACGTTAACTGGAGCACCTAAAATCCGAGCAATGGAATTAATTTCTGAATACGAAGGGGAACGAAGAGGGAGTT
Above is a window of Buchnera aphidicola (Hyperomyzus lactucae) DNA encoding:
- a CDS encoding anthranilate synthase component 1: MEKSQYEIEIIQTRAHYHSDPTKIFNHLCGSKPATLLLETAEVNKKDDLESIMIVDSAVRICAKNNSVKLTPLSDNGAQILCALKKDLRNNSHNKINVLEKDKNIYLQFPRFKKNLNEDEKIFSLSVFDSFRFIFKIFKNTKKISKAMFFGGLFSYDLISTFEELPNLKGEQKCPDFCFYLAETLLVLDHQKKTCLIQNSLFSKNLNERKRIVKRANEIEKKLKEKLYSIPPKKIKNISLTSNMSDDQYSSIIKNLQILIQKGEIFQVVPSRKFFLPCINALCSYQELKKSNPSPYMFFMQDKNFTLFGASPESSLKYDSKTNQVELYPIAGTRPRGRKKDGTLDLDLDSRIELEMRTNHKELAEHLMLVDLARNDLARICEPGSRYVSDLVKVDKYSHVMHLVSRVIGKLKAGLDALHAYAACMNMGTLTGAPKIRAMELISEYEGERRGSYGGAIGYFTDSGNLDTCITIRSAYIEKEIATIQAGAGIVFNSLPRDEVNESLNKAQAVINAIKKAH